A genomic stretch from Telmatocola sphagniphila includes:
- a CDS encoding purple acid phosphatase family protein produces the protein MFPASRRQFLGTSLTGLTASTFLGSDAFHRARADDPTFTPNTLFLTWQRDPTTTMTIQWVGVRGETADTNIYYHALNSTNLGPVQYFAQSPVLKPYPMTDYKIFRAELTGLKPGTDYQFFIGKQSPSYRFRTMPAKANDTISFISGGDCGVNEHTIANNIQAARQDPMFAIVGGDLGYDNGRSVDISLAFLRNYSKHMIGRDGRLIPLIAGIGNHEVANGGYGQKREQAPFFYALFDGLYPETGYASLDFGDYLSLILLDTGHTSAIGGEQADWLESTLRARQDSPNVFAINHVPSYPSFRKMEGEPAKIGKPPLAGTGEENRKYWVPLFERFRVPVVLEHHDHTFKRTKPLINGLYDANGVLYLGDGSWGRLRNPNSPDKLHHLAVASRDYHLSLHRIQGDERFHLALDENGRVMDVSRTGQRKQGLVRASG, from the coding sequence ATGTTTCCCGCTTCTCGCAGACAGTTTCTCGGCACCTCTCTCACCGGGCTAACTGCATCGACTTTTCTCGGTTCCGACGCATTTCACCGCGCTCGCGCCGATGACCCTACCTTCACCCCCAATACGCTGTTTCTGACCTGGCAGCGCGATCCCACGACAACCATGACCATCCAGTGGGTGGGAGTGAGGGGCGAAACGGCCGACACCAATATTTACTACCACGCCCTGAACAGTACCAACTTGGGACCCGTTCAGTATTTTGCTCAATCTCCCGTGCTGAAACCCTATCCGATGACGGATTACAAGATCTTCCGCGCGGAGCTGACCGGTCTGAAACCGGGCACCGATTACCAATTCTTCATCGGCAAGCAGTCCCCCAGTTATCGTTTCCGGACCATGCCCGCCAAGGCCAACGATACTATCAGTTTCATTTCCGGCGGCGACTGCGGCGTTAATGAGCATACGATTGCCAATAACATTCAGGCCGCGCGGCAGGATCCCATGTTCGCCATCGTGGGGGGCGACCTGGGTTACGACAACGGCCGATCGGTCGATATTAGTCTGGCGTTTCTTCGAAACTACAGCAAACACATGATCGGTCGCGATGGCCGCTTAATCCCGCTGATTGCGGGGATCGGCAACCATGAAGTTGCCAACGGCGGCTACGGCCAGAAGCGCGAGCAGGCCCCGTTTTTCTACGCACTGTTCGATGGTCTCTATCCTGAAACGGGCTATGCTTCTCTCGACTTCGGCGACTACTTGAGCCTGATCCTGCTGGACACTGGTCATACTTCGGCGATCGGCGGTGAACAGGCGGACTGGTTGGAATCGACTCTGCGAGCCCGGCAGGATAGCCCGAACGTGTTCGCCATCAACCACGTTCCCTCGTATCCCTCTTTCCGCAAGATGGAGGGCGAACCGGCAAAGATTGGAAAACCCCCGCTCGCCGGTACGGGCGAGGAAAATCGCAAATATTGGGTTCCGCTCTTCGAACGTTTCCGCGTCCCGGTTGTGCTGGAACATCACGACCATACTTTCAAACGCACCAAACCGCTGATTAACGGACTCTACGACGCGAACGGCGTCCTTTATCTCGGAGATGGTTCGTGGGGTCGATTGAGAAATCCCAATTCCCCCGATAAGCTCCATCATCTGGCAGTCGCCAGCCGGGACTATCATCTCTCGTTGCACCGCATTCAGGGCGATGAACGCTTCCATCTGGCTCTCGATGAAAACGGGCGAGTGATGGATGTGAGCCGAACAGGTCAGCGCAAGCAGGGACTCGTCAGGGCTTCC